One segment of Brassica napus cultivar Da-Ae chromosome C3, Da-Ae, whole genome shotgun sequence DNA contains the following:
- the LOC106437507 gene encoding probable protein phosphatase 2C 76 — protein MVCSSLVRSLIVQAGRTRIGVFAQGRHQLNLTNKTLSVGFGFRTTAAKMMMVDSSTGEKRVEMFDIPKEKVDDGGYIGGGWKNDDGSLSCGYCSFRGKRSTMEDFYDVKAFKMEGQTVCMFGIFDGHGGSRAAEYLKKHLFSNLMTHPQFLTDTKLALSETYKQTDVAFLESEKDTYRDDGSTASAAVLVGNHLYVANVGDSRTIVSKAGKAIALSDDHKPNRSDERKRIESAGGVIMWAGTWRVGGVLAMSRAFGNRMLKQFVIAEPEIQDLEIDHEAEFLVLASDGLWDVVPNEDAVSLTQSEEEPVTAARKLTDTAFARGSADNITCIVVKFRHDKTESQPNPEAEAEPEPPEDEIQTESSNPSDEMETESIPKAEAEPVPEAIPEPKQETEPETKGERAGE, from the exons ATGGTATGCAGCAGTCTCGTAAGGAGTCTCATTGTTCAGGCTGGTCGTACTCGTATTGGGGTGTTTGCTCAAGGAAGACATCAGCTTAACCTTACTAATAAGACGTTGAGTGTTGGTTTCGGGTTTAGAACCACTGCAGCAAAGATGATGATGGTTGATTCTTCTACCGGAGAGAAACGAGTTGAGATGTTTGATATCCCGAAGGAGAAAGTTGATGACGGCGGGTACATTGGTGGTGGCTGGAAAAA TGATGATGGAAGCTTGAGCTGTGGGTACTGTAGTTTCAGAGGGAAAAGGTCTACCATGGAAGACTTCTACGATGTCAAAGCCTTTAAGATGGAAGGCCAAACAGTTTGCATGTTTGGAATATTTGATG GTCATGGTGGTTCACGTGCTGCTGAGTACCTGAAGAAACACCTCTTTAGCAATCTTATGACTCATCCACAATTTCTGACAGACACCAAGCTGGCACTAA GTGAGACATACAAACAAACTGATGTAGCATTCCTTGAGTCGGAAAAGGATACTTACAGAGATGATGGCTCCACAGCATCTGCTGCTGTCTTGGTGGGGAACCATTTATATGTTGCAAATGTTGGAGACTCACGAACGATAGTTTCTAAAGCTGGGAAAG CGATCGCACTATCAGATGACCATAAGCCAAACAGAAGCGATGAAAGAAAGCGAATTGAAAGCGCTGGTGGTGTTATCATGTGGGCAG GAACATGGAGGGTAGGTGGAGTCCTGGCAATGTCCCGGGCCTTTGGAAACAGAATGCTGAAGCAATTCGTTATTGCTGAACCCGAGATTCAA GATCTAGAGATTGATCACGAGGCCGAGTTTCTTGTTCTCGCAAGCGACGGTTTATGGGATGTGGTACCAAATGAG GATGCGGTATCCCTTACTCAGAGTGAGGAGGAGCCTGTGACAGCTGCCCGCAAGTTAACCGACACTGCCTTCGCTCGTGGCAGCGCAGACAACATCACTTGCATTGTTGTTAAATTCCGTCATGATAAGACCGAATCCCAACCAAACCCCGAGGCTGAAGCAGAACCTGAACCCCCCGAAGATGAAATCCAAACCGAATCATCAAACCCCAGTGATGAAATGGAAACCGAATCAATCCCCAAAGCTGAAGCGGAACCGGTTCCTGAGGCTATACCGGAACCAAAACAGGAAACCGAACCAGAGACCAAGGGTGAGAGAGCTGGTGAGTAA
- the LOC106443351 gene encoding dehydrogenase/reductase SDR family member FEY-like: MKRMMSNEIVSSNKTKKDGLRWMVWLRGWVNVLQEILLQRIMASHLHNPFPLPPLNNLTCIVTGSTSGIGSETARQLAEAGAHVVMAVRNIKAAHELIQQWQTKYYSSGKRHPLNIQAMELDLLSLNSVMRFSNAWNARLSPLHVLINNAGMFSMGGAQKFSEDGYEQHLQVNHLAPALLSLLLLPSLIRASQSRIISVNSVIHYVGFVDPNDLNFVSGKRKFSSLEGYSSSKLAQVMFNNVLSKRLPLETGISVLCLSPGVVQTNITRDLPRFIQDIYSALPYISYSPQEGCRSSVFSATDSQIQIYCEKLKTDKKSVCAFISQSCQPTNSSEEAHNVETSSKVWEKTIELIGLPLNSLEMLIEGEEVPCRYGNSYQ, encoded by the exons ATGAAGAGGATGATGAGTAATGAAATTGTGTCATCAAATAAGACAAAGAAGGATGGTTTAAGGTGGATGGTGTGGTTGAGAGGATGGGTTAATGTTTTGCAAGAGATTCTTTTGCAGAGAATCATGGCTTCTCACTTACACAATCCATTTCCTCTTCCTCCTTTAAACAACTTAACCTGCATTGTTACTGGCTCAACTAGTGGCATTGGCTCTGAGACCGCTAG GCAGCTTGCAGAGGCGGGTGCTCATGTTGTTATGGCGGTAAGGAACATAAAAGCGGCTCATGAGCTGATTCAACAATGGCAGACCAAGTACTATTCTAGTGGGAAAAGACACCCACTTAATATTCAG GCTATGGAACTTGATCTCCTCTCTTTAAATTCCGTCATGCGATTTAGCAATGCGTGGAACGCACGGTTATCCCCTTTGCATGTTCTGATTAACAATGCCGGCATGTTTTCTATGGGAG GTGCACAAAAATTCTCAGAAGATGGATATGAACAGCACTTGCAAGTGAATCATTTGGCTCCAGCTCTGCTTTCACTGCTGCTTTTGCCTTCACTTATCCGAGCTTCTCAAAGTCGAATCATTAGTGTCAATTCTGTT ATACACTATGTTGGCTTTGTCGATCCGAATGATCTGAATTTTGTTTCTGGTAAACGGAAGTTCTCTAGCTTAGAAGGATATTCTAGCAGCAAACTCGCTCAG GTTATGTTTAACAATGTTCTATCCAAAAGACTGCCTTTGGAAACCGGCATTAGCGTCCTTTGTTTATCTCCTGGCGTTGTCCAAACAAACATT ACTAGGGATCTTCCAAGATTTATTCAAGATATTTACTCTGCCTTGCCTTATATCAGCTATTCACCACAAGAAGGTTGTAGAAGCTCAGTTTTCTCAGCCACAGATTCTCAGATTCAAATATACTGTGAAAAGTTGAAAACCGATAAAAAATCCGTTTGCGCATTCATATCACAAAGTTGTCAACCAACAAATTCTTCAGAAGAAGCTCACAATGTAGAAACATCGAGCAAAGTTTGGGAAAAGACAATAGAGTTAATTGGTCTTCCTCTTAATTCATTGGAAATGCTTATAGAAGGAGAAGAGGTCCCATGTCGTTATGGGAATTCTTATCAATAA
- the LOC106441675 gene encoding F-box/kelch-repeat protein At5g03020 has translation MTEEMKPSESPRALSSFWSLPNDVALNILARISRIHHPSLSLVSKRFKSILSSRELDVTRTLMDKTEKHIYLYLKFRRHTKPCWFALTPGPDQKLKQLPSFPYEHHPDSPTVVSSGSEFYLIGGLVNHRRSRRVFVLDCRCQKWRKLPEMRVPRGSYAAAGFIDGKLYVLGGRESSGEVYDPKSGTWEPYMMNIQKDVMLGNFGYFVTNTCFIAEEKILCRVVNHLGVVFLTWCDLGDKMGWRQVKGLEGLFPVPPDFVSVASPEGGRRLTVWWVSYQKEDDLVLVSEIEIWCAEISFQIRSREEVYGVVEWSKVLHAMNRSETGGVISLLSSAIVNL, from the coding sequence ATGACGGAAGAGATGAAACCATCGGAGTCTCCTCGGGCATTGTCGTCGTTTTGGTCGTTACCAAACGACGTCGCTCTCAATATCTTAGCCCGAATCTCGAGAATCCATCATCCATCTCTGTCTCTCGTCTCCAAGCGTTTCAAATCAATCCTCTCTTCGCGTGAGCTAGACGTAACACGAACCCTAATGGACAAAACAGAGAAGCACATCTACCTCTATTTAAAATTTCGTCGGCATACTAAACCTTGCTGGTTCGCACTCACCCCAGGTCCCGACCAGAAACTGAAACAACTCCCTTCGTTTCCTTACGAACATCATCCAGATTCCCCGACCGTGGTGTCAAGTGGTTCAGAGTTTTACCTCATCGGCGGATTAGTAAATCATAGAAGAAGCAGAAGAGTGTTTGTCCTCGATTGTCGTTGTCAAAAATGGCGTAAACTCCCTGAAATGCGAGTGCCTCGAGGAAGTTACGCAGCCGCCGGTTTCATTGACGGGAAACTGTACGTGTTGGGAGGTCGTGAGAGCTCGGGAGAGGTTTATGATCCGAAGAGTGGAACTTGGGAGCCATATATGATGAATATCCAAAAGGATGTCATGCTTGGAAACTTTGGATACTTTGTAACCAACACTTGCTTCATAGCTGAAGAGAAGATATTGTGTAGAGTAGTTAATCACCTAGGAGTAGTTTTTTTGACTTGGTGTGATCTTGGGGACAAGATGGGGTGGAGACAAGTTAAGGGACTTGAAGGACTGTTTCCGGTGCCACCGGATTTTGTATCTGTGGCAAGTCCGGAAGGAGGAAGAAGACTGACAGTTTGGTGGGTTTCTTACCAAAAGGAAGATGATCTTGTTCTTGTTAGTGAGATTGAGATTTGGTGTGCTGAGATTTCGTTTCAGATACGAAGCAGAGAAGAGGTTTATGGGGTCGTGGAATGGTCCAAGGTTTTACATGCTATGAACCGCAGTGAAACTGGTGGAGTCATTTCACTTTTGTCTTCTGCTATTGTGAATCTGTGA
- the LOC106437504 gene encoding putative carbamate hydrolase RutD isoform X1, which yields MPYCEVVKEQVVDAETTLNNAGVKIFYRTYGHGPTKALLIIGLAGTHESWGPQIMGLTGTDQPNDEEDEDGIVSDDSGIGQGMEVCAFDNRGMGRSSVPSHKSDYTTTIMAKDAISLLDHLGWERAHIIGHSMGAMIACKLAAMVPERILSLALLNVTGGGFECFPKLDRLTLSIAIRFWMAKTPKQRAKVDLDTHYSQDFLAERVGTNTRRDVLYEQYVKGISETGMQSKNGLDGQLNACWLHKITKPEIERIRSAGFLVSVIHGRHDVIAQIRHARRLAQRLYPVARMVDLHGGHLVSHERTEEVNKSLVELIKASGMKKTPTDWTNLTPETPGYFKRRIALIRTSSEGKNAASPPSFIVEKFHRCLLFLLGLLVFVFEHARRAFRVVKPVKVGPCLT from the exons ATGCCGTATTGCGAGGTCGTGAAAGAACAAGTCGTCGACGCAGAGACGACGCTGAACAATGCGGGGGTTAAGATATTCTACAGAACGTACGGTCATGGTCCTACCAAAGCTCTTCTCATCATAG GTTTAGCTGGAACACATGAATCATGGGGTCCTCAAATCATGGGATTAACAGGGACGGATCAACCCaacgacgaagaagacgaagatggAATCGTTTCTGATGATTCAGGAATCGGCCAAGGCATGGAGGTCTGTGCTTTCGACAATCGTGGTATGGGTCGAAGCTCCGTGCCCTCCCACAAATCTGACTACAC AACAACTATAATGGCAAAGGATGCAATTAGTTTATTGGATCATTTGGGATGGGAAAGAGCTCACATTATTGGGCACTCGAtgg GAGCAATGATAGCTTGTAAGTTAGCTGCAATGGTGCCGGAACGGATTCTTTCTCTAGCGTTGCTTAACGTTACAGGTGGAGGTTTCGAGTGTTTTCCCAAG CTTGACAGGTTAACGCTTTCCATTGCGATACGTTTCTGGATGGCAAAGACCCCTAAACAAAGGGCTAAAGTTGATTTGGACACACATTATTCTCAG GATTTTCTAGCAGAACGAGTAGGAACTAACACAAGGCGGGATGTCTTATATGAG CAATACGTAAAAGGAATATCAGAAACTGGAATGCAGTCCAAGAACGGGCTTGACGGCCAGCTTAATGCGTGTTGGTTACACAAAATCACAAAACCAGAGATCGAACGGATCCGCTCTGCTGGATTTCTTGTCTCGGTCATTCACGGAAG ACATGATGTCATTGCTCAGATACGTCACGCGAGAAGATTGGCGCAGAGGCTGTATCCTGTTGCTAGAATGGTGGATCTTCATGGTGGTCATCTTGTTAGCCACGAGAGAACAGAGGAG GTTAATAAATCTCTTGTGGAGTTAATAAAGGCGTCAGGAATGAAGAAAACACCAACCGATTGGACTAACCTCACCCCTGAAACTCCCG GTTATTTCAAGAGGAGAATAGCATTGATTAGAACCTCATCAGAAGGCAAGAATGCAGCCTCTCCTCCATCTTTCATTGTGGAAAAGTTTCATCGATGTCTACTTTTCCTCTTAGGGCTTCTggtttttgtatttgaacatgcaAGAAGAGCTTTCAGGGTCGTCAAACCCGTCAAAGTTGGGCCTTGTCTCACATAA
- the LOC106437504 gene encoding putative carbamate hydrolase RutD isoform X2, with amino-acid sequence MPYCEVVKEQVVDAETTLNNAGVKIFYRTYGHGPTKALLIIGLAGTHESWGPQIMGLTGTDQPNDEEDEDGIVSDDSGIGQGMEVCAFDNRGMGRSSVPSHKSDYTTTIMAKDAISLLDHLGWERAHIIGHSMGAMIACKLAAMVPERILSLALLNVTGGGFECFPKLDRLTLSIAIRFWMAKTPKQRAKVDLDTHYSQDFLAERVGTNTRRDVLYEQYVKGISETGMQSKNGLDGQLNACWLHKITKPEIERIRSAGFLVSVIHGRHDVIAQIRHARRLAQRLYPVARMVDLHGGHLVSHERTEEVNKSLVELIKASGMKKTPTDWTNLTPETPGYFKRRIALIRTSSEGLLVFVFEHARRAFRVVKPVKVGPCLT; translated from the exons ATGCCGTATTGCGAGGTCGTGAAAGAACAAGTCGTCGACGCAGAGACGACGCTGAACAATGCGGGGGTTAAGATATTCTACAGAACGTACGGTCATGGTCCTACCAAAGCTCTTCTCATCATAG GTTTAGCTGGAACACATGAATCATGGGGTCCTCAAATCATGGGATTAACAGGGACGGATCAACCCaacgacgaagaagacgaagatggAATCGTTTCTGATGATTCAGGAATCGGCCAAGGCATGGAGGTCTGTGCTTTCGACAATCGTGGTATGGGTCGAAGCTCCGTGCCCTCCCACAAATCTGACTACAC AACAACTATAATGGCAAAGGATGCAATTAGTTTATTGGATCATTTGGGATGGGAAAGAGCTCACATTATTGGGCACTCGAtgg GAGCAATGATAGCTTGTAAGTTAGCTGCAATGGTGCCGGAACGGATTCTTTCTCTAGCGTTGCTTAACGTTACAGGTGGAGGTTTCGAGTGTTTTCCCAAG CTTGACAGGTTAACGCTTTCCATTGCGATACGTTTCTGGATGGCAAAGACCCCTAAACAAAGGGCTAAAGTTGATTTGGACACACATTATTCTCAG GATTTTCTAGCAGAACGAGTAGGAACTAACACAAGGCGGGATGTCTTATATGAG CAATACGTAAAAGGAATATCAGAAACTGGAATGCAGTCCAAGAACGGGCTTGACGGCCAGCTTAATGCGTGTTGGTTACACAAAATCACAAAACCAGAGATCGAACGGATCCGCTCTGCTGGATTTCTTGTCTCGGTCATTCACGGAAG ACATGATGTCATTGCTCAGATACGTCACGCGAGAAGATTGGCGCAGAGGCTGTATCCTGTTGCTAGAATGGTGGATCTTCATGGTGGTCATCTTGTTAGCCACGAGAGAACAGAGGAG GTTAATAAATCTCTTGTGGAGTTAATAAAGGCGTCAGGAATGAAGAAAACACCAACCGATTGGACTAACCTCACCCCTGAAACTCCCG GTTATTTCAAGAGGAGAATAGCATTGATTAGAACCTCATCAGAAG GGCTTCTggtttttgtatttgaacatgcaAGAAGAGCTTTCAGGGTCGTCAAACCCGTCAAAGTTGGGCCTTGTCTCACATAA
- the BNAC03G15280D gene encoding uncharacterized protein BNAC03G15280D — MAATATWDFSCHLDVNFETEQHAFIAYTSLAVDKELQPGKVRRVMSVSNNKLSVHFEAIEARLLRASLSAFVDVLTLATKTIQEFRED; from the exons ATGGCTGCAACTGCTACTTGGGATTTCAGCTG TCACTTGGATGTGAATTTCGAAACGGAACAACATGCTTTCATTGCGTACACATCATTGGCTGTTGATAAAGAG TTGCAGCCGGGTAAGGTGAGAAGAGTCATGTCGGTATCAAACAACAAGCTTTCTGT GCACTTTGAGGCAATAGAGGCAAGGCTTCTTCGAGCATCCTTGTCCGCGTTTGTAGACGTTCTTACACTGGCCACAAAAACAATTCAAGAATTTCGGGAAGATTAA